The proteins below come from a single Methanoculleus sp. SDB genomic window:
- a CDS encoding endonuclease — translation MACGSAVPVRVGCHVSIAGSIDRAVERARERGCDVFQIFTGNPRGWAAKELAPDASAAFSTGVRAAGMDPVVAHMPYLPNLASPKKEVYKKSVAVMIRELDRCTALGIPYLVTHLGSHLGSGASGGIARLVDGISRALAESRGTVTVLLENTAGTAHSVGGTFEEIREVLDGIGSPDQVGVCFDTCHAWAAGYDLSGRDEVAETLRDFDSAVGCADLRVVHVNDCKGARGSHLDRHEHVGLGAIGEDGFRAFLAHPAVRACPLICETPVDARRSDADNISRVRELANPCSNGRKGSRHGKKGD, via the coding sequence ATGGCCTGCGGGAGTGCGGTACCGGTGAGGGTCGGGTGCCACGTCTCGATCGCCGGATCCATCGACCGTGCGGTGGAACGGGCACGGGAACGGGGATGCGATGTATTTCAGATATTCACCGGCAATCCGAGGGGCTGGGCCGCGAAGGAGCTCGCACCCGATGCATCCGCGGCGTTTTCCACGGGTGTCCGGGCTGCCGGGATGGACCCCGTCGTGGCGCATATGCCCTATCTCCCGAACCTCGCGTCCCCGAAAAAGGAGGTCTATAAAAAGTCCGTCGCTGTCATGATCCGGGAACTGGACCGGTGCACCGCACTCGGCATCCCCTATCTCGTCACGCACCTCGGCAGCCATCTCGGTTCGGGAGCCTCCGGGGGGATAGCACGTCTTGTCGACGGGATTTCCCGTGCCCTTGCGGAGAGCCGCGGCACCGTGACGGTGCTCCTTGAAAATACGGCCGGCACCGCACACAGTGTCGGCGGGACGTTCGAAGAGATCCGGGAGGTACTGGATGGAATCGGCAGCCCCGACCAGGTCGGCGTCTGTTTCGACACCTGCCATGCATGGGCCGCGGGGTATGATCTCTCCGGCCGCGACGAGGTGGCGGAAACGCTCCGCGACTTCGACAGTGCCGTCGGCTGTGCAGACCTGCGTGTCGTGCACGTGAACGACTGCAAGGGCGCACGGGGGAGTCACCTCGACCGGCACGAGCATGTCGGCCTCGGTGCAATCGGGGAGGACGGCTTTCGCGCATTCCTTGCACACCCCGCAGTCAGGGCATGCCCGCTCATCTGTGAGACACCCGTGGATGCCCGGCGCAGCGATGCGGATAACATCAGCAGGGTCAGGGAGCTCGCGAACCCGTGCAGTAATGGCCGGAAGGGGTCACGGCACGGTAAAAAGGGCGATTGA